One window from the genome of Streptomyces sp. WZ-12 encodes:
- a CDS encoding NlpC/P60 family protein, whose protein sequence is MASSDASPLNEPNIAGRLLGTNNFVKGVEDTEKQIKNLGNSLGRMNRAIDALTGKIQGTGRSAGQFPRANRPTSAGLAQAPTQAGGSGIIPPGAAVATRHSDSNRLPVLRQQFAPRIYTTTRPQDLPRVEVTRLDRLPAVRDQSTPRITTVTRPSEPPWRPLTLVGGGRGGGDDGGWGRGDSERFSFGLGQATHRAVSWGAGKFRRRVDHMTSQAYEMDRYATYAYTQWGDPNKGQWTEKNRLRNDAMHSSTATSTEDLNTGLFEVDRRLGAGRSDAQRRILHKRASGYAVLDPSMGVADSAQMMTSMYTPQASMMYQVLGVGPTIGAGGERMSQAELNENLLNRVYRGGGYTLKNVQADSEQGGALRTTLESMARMQGQPQDWVEGRLNQLQAQAKWQEHTGGSAEEFDRLLQDAGGTGNKATKARKKLDEGGLDTDNLINQRKRKEGEERRHDSQMMDAFAPAMQATTDVVIQFREALNAVLELPGLKQVSGGAQGIDAGSGRRLTSTLGGAASGALMGAGIGSVVPGLGTGVGAVVGGLAGGIGGLIGGGADSGGGASGSERKPTNTTRSNLMQGNANSAIHAALSQIGLDYSWGGGGPGGPSEGFAQGAGTVGFDCSSLMQFAYAKAGIRLGRTTYEQITQGKGVDYKERRPGDLMFPNSGHVVMYLGNGKIVHAPRSGQKIRIDPESHFGKYIAVRRLVAGGGDTYDGGDGSKSSEGGAGNDNSAKTGESSVNAVGDAYGSANEVDVLRAALVTSAGSAAGAGSSPKEKSRDDGRDSADTSAASMDGSSGSGVQRWKGVVQTVLKQLREPLNKTGLVLKAMDKESGGSPTAVNKWDSNWAAGTPSVGLMQVIGPTFKENAGPYLHTGPFSYGVSTNPAANIYSAVHYARNRYGSGWAERMAEPRGYAVGAWELPADEVAQVHKGEMIIPAQQARTIRQALLQDAVPVKSPAAEAARTSAAGTPAGGGGVALHFTDGAIRITVAGGSTGPAAHQIARQIVDHIAADERIKQIGAGV, encoded by the coding sequence ATGGCATCCAGTGACGCATCGCCGCTCAACGAACCGAATATCGCCGGCCGCCTCCTCGGCACGAACAACTTTGTCAAGGGCGTCGAAGACACCGAGAAGCAGATCAAGAACCTCGGGAACTCGCTGGGCCGAATGAACCGGGCCATCGACGCACTGACAGGGAAAATCCAAGGCACCGGGCGCAGCGCGGGGCAGTTCCCTCGGGCGAACAGGCCGACAAGCGCGGGCCTGGCGCAAGCCCCCACACAAGCCGGTGGCTCAGGCATCATCCCGCCGGGTGCGGCGGTGGCGACACGGCATTCGGACAGCAACCGACTCCCCGTGCTCCGGCAGCAGTTCGCGCCCCGGATCTACACCACGACGCGCCCTCAGGACCTGCCCCGCGTCGAGGTAACGCGGCTCGATCGCCTTCCCGCCGTGCGTGACCAGTCAACCCCGCGCATCACCACAGTCACGCGTCCCTCGGAACCGCCGTGGCGCCCACTGACCCTTGTAGGGGGAGGGAGAGGGGGAGGCGACGACGGTGGTTGGGGTCGCGGAGACAGCGAACGGTTCAGCTTCGGGCTCGGACAGGCCACGCACCGGGCGGTGTCATGGGGCGCCGGCAAGTTTCGGCGCCGTGTAGACCACATGACCTCGCAGGCGTACGAGATGGATCGGTACGCCACCTATGCCTACACCCAGTGGGGAGACCCGAATAAGGGGCAGTGGACGGAGAAGAACCGCCTACGCAATGACGCCATGCACAGCAGCACGGCGACCTCGACCGAGGATCTGAATACCGGGCTCTTCGAGGTCGATCGCAGGCTGGGTGCCGGGCGCTCGGACGCACAACGGCGCATCCTCCACAAGCGAGCGTCTGGATACGCGGTCCTCGACCCCAGCATGGGCGTCGCTGATTCCGCGCAGATGATGACCTCGATGTACACCCCCCAGGCCAGCATGATGTACCAGGTCCTGGGAGTTGGGCCGACCATCGGCGCGGGCGGCGAGCGCATGTCCCAGGCTGAGCTCAACGAAAACCTCCTCAACCGGGTCTACCGGGGCGGCGGTTACACCCTCAAGAACGTACAAGCCGATAGCGAGCAGGGCGGTGCCCTGCGTACCACTCTTGAGTCCATGGCCCGCATGCAGGGGCAACCCCAGGACTGGGTGGAAGGCCGTCTCAACCAGCTCCAGGCACAGGCCAAGTGGCAGGAACACACCGGCGGCAGCGCCGAGGAGTTCGACAGACTCCTCCAGGACGCTGGCGGCACGGGGAACAAGGCGACGAAGGCCCGAAAGAAGCTGGATGAGGGCGGCCTTGACACCGACAACCTGATCAACCAGCGCAAGCGAAAGGAGGGGGAGGAGCGCCGTCACGACAGTCAGATGATGGACGCCTTCGCCCCCGCAATGCAGGCGACCACCGACGTCGTCATCCAGTTCAGGGAGGCACTCAACGCAGTCCTAGAGCTGCCTGGACTGAAGCAGGTCAGCGGCGGTGCGCAGGGAATCGACGCTGGATCAGGTAGACGTCTCACCAGCACGTTGGGCGGCGCGGCGTCAGGCGCGTTGATGGGTGCCGGTATCGGGTCGGTCGTCCCCGGGCTCGGCACGGGAGTCGGCGCTGTCGTGGGCGGCCTGGCCGGAGGCATTGGAGGTCTCATCGGCGGTGGCGCCGACAGCGGAGGAGGCGCCAGCGGCAGCGAGAGGAAGCCCACCAACACGACGCGGTCCAACCTCATGCAGGGCAACGCGAACTCGGCGATACACGCCGCGCTGAGCCAGATTGGGCTGGACTACTCCTGGGGCGGTGGAGGCCCAGGTGGCCCCAGCGAGGGGTTTGCACAAGGCGCAGGGACGGTCGGCTTCGACTGTTCGTCGCTGATGCAATTCGCCTACGCCAAGGCCGGTATTCGTCTTGGACGCACCACGTACGAGCAGATAACCCAGGGCAAGGGCGTCGACTACAAGGAACGGCGTCCTGGCGACCTCATGTTCCCGAATTCCGGGCACGTAGTGATGTATCTGGGGAATGGCAAGATCGTCCACGCGCCGCGCAGCGGACAGAAGATCAGAATCGACCCGGAATCACATTTCGGCAAGTACATCGCCGTTCGACGACTTGTTGCCGGCGGCGGAGATACATACGACGGAGGCGACGGCAGCAAGTCCTCCGAAGGCGGGGCAGGCAACGACAATAGCGCGAAGACCGGAGAGTCGTCAGTCAACGCCGTCGGTGACGCGTACGGCAGCGCCAACGAGGTCGACGTCCTCAGGGCAGCCCTCGTCACGTCCGCTGGCTCTGCGGCAGGCGCCGGAAGCTCGCCGAAGGAGAAGTCCCGAGACGATGGCAGAGACTCAGCAGACACTTCAGCTGCCTCGATGGACGGTTCCAGCGGATCTGGAGTCCAGAGGTGGAAGGGAGTCGTCCAGACCGTCCTGAAGCAACTGCGGGAGCCTCTCAACAAAACCGGGCTCGTCCTCAAAGCGATGGACAAGGAGTCCGGTGGCAGTCCCACCGCAGTCAATAAGTGGGACTCGAACTGGGCGGCGGGCACACCGAGCGTGGGCCTCATGCAGGTCATCGGTCCCACTTTCAAGGAGAACGCGGGACCGTATCTGCATACGGGCCCCTTCTCCTATGGCGTCTCCACCAACCCGGCAGCCAACATCTACTCCGCCGTGCACTACGCCCGAAACAGATACGGCAGTGGCTGGGCTGAGCGCATGGCCGAGCCACGCGGCTACGCGGTGGGCGCCTGGGAGTTGCCCGCCGACGAGGTCGCCCAGGTCCACAAGGGCGAGATGATCATTCCCGCCCAGCAGGCACGGACGATTCGCCAGGCACTGCTCCAGGACGCAGTTCCAGTTAAGTCACCAGCTGCCGAGGCCGCTCGCACGAGCGCAGCTGGTACGCCAGCAGGTGGTGGGGGAGTCGCGCTGCACTTCACCGACGGAGCAATTCGCATCACCGTCGCAGGAGGTTCCACCGGTCCGGCAGCCCACCAGATAGCCCG